From a region of the Pseudanabaena sp. BC1403 genome:
- a CDS encoding type II toxin-antitoxin system HicB family antitoxin — MIVRAILEWDEEVQSYSATCPELNFVSSHGDSREEAISNLKDAIFLMLEPLPDHLLVKKPSSEMVELAL, encoded by the coding sequence ATGATAGTTCGTGCGATTTTAGAATGGGATGAGGAAGTGCAATCTTATTCGGCAACCTGCCCAGAGTTAAATTTTGTATCTTCTCATGGAGATAGTCGTGAAGAAGCAATATCTAATCTTAAAGATGCTATTTTTCTAATGCTAGAGCCATTACCTGATCATTTATTAGTTAAAAAGCCAAGCTCTGAAATGGTTGAGTTAGCTCTTTAA
- a CDS encoding type II toxin-antitoxin system HicA family toxin: MPKSPRLTASQVIKQLKSAGFLEVSQNGSHLKLFNPDTRRTVIVPVHSSKMIPIGTLKAIEKQAGINFL; this comes from the coding sequence ATGCCTAAATCACCGCGATTAACTGCTAGTCAAGTTATTAAACAACTTAAATCAGCAGGATTTTTAGAAGTATCTCAAAATGGCTCTCATCTCAAGTTATTTAATCCTGATACTAGGCGGACTGTTATTGTTCCTGTTCATAGCAGCAAAATGATTCCAATAGGCACTTTGAAAGCGATCGAGAAACAAGCAGGTATTAATTTTTTATAG
- a CDS encoding DUF2301 domain-containing membrane protein, producing the protein METKSEVYQGQFGEFTITKDDRFGVIVYRSALAISALCFSVGAILVLLQPNNPEILNWLTLLYVGFSVGLGVALWTIHIYLELLHRVLQSFWVIGTIAAVVVAIYSPEPLAIAIYNHPIALIAVGFNFAALTGIFFKETFCFNRFETKFLVPILPLLILGHLVNILPVAIERGLLGAWAVLFVIFAIRKVTQEIPPDIGDKSVFAYLKAQKQQAV; encoded by the coding sequence GTGGAAACTAAATCTGAAGTTTATCAAGGCCAGTTTGGTGAGTTTACGATTACAAAAGACGATCGCTTTGGGGTAATTGTGTACCGTAGTGCTTTAGCGATCTCTGCTCTATGTTTTAGCGTGGGTGCAATATTAGTGCTGTTGCAGCCCAATAATCCTGAAATCCTAAATTGGTTGACTTTGCTGTATGTCGGGTTTTCTGTCGGGTTAGGTGTTGCGCTATGGACGATTCATATTTATCTGGAGTTACTACATCGGGTTTTGCAGAGCTTTTGGGTGATCGGGACGATCGCTGCGGTGGTTGTAGCAATTTACTCTCCTGAGCCTTTAGCGATCGCTATTTACAATCATCCAATCGCACTAATTGCTGTTGGGTTTAATTTTGCAGCATTGACTGGCATCTTTTTTAAAGAAACTTTTTGTTTTAATCGCTTTGAGACAAAATTTTTAGTACCCATATTGCCTTTGCTAATTCTTGGACATTTAGTTAATATTTTGCCTGTAGCGATCGAGCGAGGACTATTAGGTGCTTGGGCAGTTTTGTTTGTAATCTTTGCGATTCGTAAAGTGACTCAAGAAATTCCACCTGATATTGGTGATAAGTCGGTCTTTGCCTACCTCAAAGCTCAAAAACAACAAGCAGTTTAA